In the genome of Desulfurellaceae bacterium, the window CGCTCAATGTCCGCCCGGTCCAGACCGGCCGAGACCAGTCCGTGGCGCGCCAGCGGCAACAGCTCCCGGACGATCAGTTCGCGGGCCGGCACGCTTTTCCCGTCAAGCCAGGTCAACTGGGCGTCAAGCCCAGCCTGCGCCGCAGCCAGGAAGTTGGTCTCGGCGTCATGGAACGACAGTTTTTTGCTGATATCCCCGTAGCTGTCCTGTCCGCCACGCAGCAGGCCGAGGAAGAAGGCCGCGTTGGCCACCTCATCAACAACCGTCGGGCCGGCCGGCAGGACCCGGTTCTCAATCCGGATGTGGGCCGTGCCTTCACCAACGCCAAAGCAGCCCCGGTTCCAGCGATAGACCGTCCCGGTATGGACGCGCAGGGCCTGCAATGTGGGCAGCCCGCCCTGCCCCAGCACGGTCCAGGAATCCTCTTCCAGGGACGTTTCCAGCAGAACCCGAAAGCGGGCCAGATCTTCCTGGATCAGCTCCAGGATGGAGTGGCGCAGCCACTGCTGGCCAAAGCTGACCCGGGGGGCGCGCTCGCGCATATGATGGCCGGCGCTGCGCGTATCGACCGCCTGTTGAAACAGCGGAATCCGCGTCTCCCGCCACAGCCGGCGGCCGAACAGGAGCGGCGAGTTGCTGGCCGCAGCCAGCAGCGGAGCGGTAATGGCCTGGGCGATGTTGTAACACGGGGCAAACTCCGCCGGTCCGACCTGGTAGTGGACCTGGAAACTCGTGCAGGCTGCCTCCAGCATGACCGAGTCATGTCGGACGCTCAGCTCATCCGCGCCCTTGAGCTGAAACTCGTAATCGCCCCCACGCAGCTGGGTCAGAGCCGTATTCAGCTCCCGATAGCGCGGCTTGGGGGTCATATTGCCAAGCGCCAGATCAGACTTGCGCAGGGTCGGCAAAATCCCGGTCAGGACAAGCTCGGCGCCAGACCGCTGGGCAACCGCTCTGGCCTTGGCCAGCAGGGTGTTGAGCTGGCGCTCAAGCTGACTCAGGCAGTCGGCGCCAAAGACCAGGGGATCAAGGTTGATCTCGAGGTTGAACAGCCCCAGCTCAGTGGTGTAGTGCGGGTCCTTGAGCCCGTCC includes:
- a CDS encoding CBS domain-containing protein, whose product is MGVQDVHHDTNAAQRRRFISHLLRDVQALDHMLGEGMIESGIHRIGAEQELFVVDDARRPAPLALDILDGLKDPHYTTELGLFNLEINLDPLVFGADCLSQLERQLNTLLAKARAVAQRSGAELVLTGILPTLRKSDLALGNMTPKPRYRELNTALTQLRGGDYEFQLKGADELSVRHDSVMLEAACTSFQVHYQVGPAEFAPCYNIAQAITAPLLAAASNSPLLFGRRLWRETRIPLFQQAVDTRSAGHHMRERAPRVSFGQQWLRHSILELIQEDLARFRVLLETSLEEDSWTVLGQGGLPTLQALRVHTGTVYRWNRGCFGVGEGTAHIRIENRVLPAGPTVVDEVANAAFFLGLLRGGQDSYGDISKKLSFHDAETNFLAAAQAGLDAQLTWLDGKSVPARELIVRELLPLARHGLVSAGLDRADIERYLDVIAQRVASGRTGASWLLRSLADMRDADTQSARLSALTAATIDRQWEGAPVHEWPLADLKEGHGAKLHALRIEEFMTTDLFTVHPDEPLDLVARLMDWKRIRHIPVEDEQGRLAGLISCFEVLRHGLPQTDREPLPVGAVMQPKPLTLPPETLVLDAVTRMRQENSDYLLVVKHERLVGIVTERDILSMTARLLEQAGQEAAAHDA